A region from the Cystobacter ferrugineus genome encodes:
- a CDS encoding PTS sugar transporter subunit IIA, whose product MRFTEHLPEGGIIPALWARDRRGVLHELAQTLSTHAHAPVRHIEERLEVRERICSTAIGEGVAIPHCRVERLKHTTVCVAVHPVGVDFGARDGRPVRLLVTIVSPENAAGLHLGLLTRIAALLRDARLREAVLETPSAGAIRSLFVRAEDAYLSSQHARQGFHLPANL is encoded by the coding sequence ATGCGATTCACGGAGCACCTGCCAGAAGGTGGCATCATCCCCGCGTTGTGGGCGAGGGATCGGCGCGGCGTGTTGCACGAGCTCGCCCAGACGCTCTCGACGCATGCCCACGCGCCGGTGCGCCACATCGAGGAACGGCTCGAGGTGCGCGAGCGCATCTGCAGCACGGCGATTGGCGAGGGAGTGGCCATACCCCACTGCCGGGTGGAGCGGTTGAAGCACACCACGGTGTGTGTCGCCGTGCACCCGGTGGGCGTGGACTTCGGCGCCCGGGATGGGCGGCCCGTGCGGCTGCTGGTGACGATCGTGTCGCCGGAGAACGCCGCGGGCCTGCACCTGGGCCTGCTCACCCGCATCGCGGCGCTGCTCCGGGATGCCCGCCTGCGTGAGGCGGTACTGGAGACGCCCTCGGCCGGGGCCATCCGCTCGCTGTTCGTCCGGGCCGAGGACGCCTACCTGTCCTCCCAGCACGCCCGGCAGGGCTTCCACCTGCCGGCGAACCTGTAG